One Panicum virgatum strain AP13 chromosome 9K, P.virgatum_v5, whole genome shotgun sequence genomic region harbors:
- the LOC120649015 gene encoding OVARIAN TUMOR DOMAIN-containing deubiquitinating enzyme 12-like isoform X1, with product MVLYDQDPDITRWGLHLLLPGGGGGGGGGGGGGAATHNSAHHQTTPLQHPNGGDTPNSTEIKVEHVARTDDAVDNDEIIAQALQEELSQIALAEASGAASADNNHSAVLTQQWFRPRTIHVASGTSPASRQAESSEEPFSSCSSPGDDNVQHAEACLIDLMDDFSVLDGEVGKRLNDMVPVPHVPKTNGEIPSVDEAISDHQRHLDRLVLYGLVELKVKGDGNCQFRALSDQFYRTPEHHRFVRQQVVKQLESHPECYAGYVPMDYREYLKKMSKSGEWGDHVTLQAAADSYGVKVFILTSFKDTCYIEILPVVEKSRRVICLSFWAEVHYNSIYPEGELPVLENKKKSWWPF from the exons ATGGTTTTGTACGACCAAGACCCAGATATCACCCGATGgggccttcatctcctcctcccaggtggaggtggaggtggaggtggaggtggaggtggaggtgctgCTACCCACAACTCTGCCCATCATCAAACTACGCCCCTTCAGCATCCCAACGGGGGGGACACCCCCAATTCCACTGAGATCAAGGTTGAGCATGTTGCCCGCACCGATGATGCCGTTGACAATGACGAGATCATTGCGCAAGCCCTGCAGGAGGAACTGTCCCAAATCGCCCTTGCCGAGGCATCTGGAGCAGCCTCCGCTGACAACAACCACTCCGCTGTTCTCACGCAACAGTGGTTTCGCCCACGCACCATCCATGTAGCATCAG GGACATCTCCAGCTTCTCGACAGGCAGAGAGCAGTGAGGAACCATTTAGTTCATGCTCAAGCCCTGGAGATGACAATGTCCAACATGCCGAGGCATGCTTAATCGACCTCATGGATGACTTCTCTGTCCTAGACGGCGAAGTTGGCAAAAGATTGAATGACATGGTTCCTGTTCCT CATGTTCCTAAGACAAATGGAGAGATTCCTTCTGTTGATGAAGCCATCTCAGATCATCAAAGACACCTTGACAG GTTGGTGCTGTACGGTTTGGTTGAGCTCAAGGTTAAAGGAGATGGCAATTGTCAG TTTCGAGCATTGTCAGATCAATTTTACCGCACTCCTGAACATCACAGATTTGTTCGGCAGCAAGTGGTGAAGCAG CTTGAATCACATCCTGAGTGTTATGCGGGATATGTCCCTATGGATTACAGGGAATATCTCAAAAAGATGTCAAA GAGTGGAGAGTGGGGTGACCACGTTACGTTGCAGGCTGCTGCAGACTCG TATGGTGTGAAGGTCTTCATCCTGACATCATTCAAAGATACATGCTACATTGAAATTCTTCCTGTTGTTGAGAAATCAAGAAGAG TTATATGCTTGAGCTTTTGGGCAGAGGTGCACTACAACTCGATATATCCGGAAGGAG AGTTACCTGTTTTGGAGAACAAAAAGAAGAGTTGGTGGCCCTTCTAG
- the LOC120649014 gene encoding RNA polymerase sigma factor sigF, chloroplastic-like — MNSSRSLLSSPLFASSSPNFRSNTSIPSSPSPSRTSVPMIHDNTGRASTSCHYSPSLVAEEQLHGSKDASTLKGEKALLELLLDMALDQHVNGKKLISQETEDSDFESYLRDATSRLLYQPAFIEGGDSTSQSSSASTAEPVGSLDLGAPSMTPTEEVMSPAEESSTSPAQLDVPQLHRVDPGLSYEELLGNGQVFVRSKRLLERRSKKRKVPRASSNDALCSVVNSKKKEKPKKFGRVLEPDAPFKLFLRDRETTEFLTAKEEKQMFSQIQNLMKLEEAQRKLEVQCGREPTVGEWAEAVGMSCRELQSSIRIGRRCREKMARSNFRLVIHVARKYEGYGLDIQDLVQDGCCGLMKTFEKFNPSKGCRFPTYAYWWIRQSIKKSIFKNSRLIRLPESVFALLRKVGKARLECIMEGEQPTNENVARRAGITIEKLARLRAKTRKPRSMQDRVWSDDGVTYQEITEDPNVEPPELSVDRLMMRQQVRNFLGILNPREKEIIEHRFGIRDGEPKTLHVIGDMYGLSKERIRQVQNKALDKLKRSVSAQGFDVYFDLLT, encoded by the exons ATGAATTCCAGCAGGAGCCTCCTCTCGTCGCCCCTCTTTGCAAGCTCATCTCCAAACTTCAGGAGCAATACTTCTATCCCTTCCTCCCCGTCCCCATCACGAACCTCAG TTCCCATGATACATGACAACACCGGAAGAGCATCGACGTCGTGCCACTACTCACCGTCGCTTGTAGCAGAAGAGCAGCTTCATGGTTCCAAGGATGCATCAACCTTGAAGGGTGAAAAGGCTTTGCTTGAGCTGCTGCTCGACATG GCTCTGGACCAGCATGTCAACGGAAAGAAGCTCATTAGTCAAGAGACAGAAGATAGTGATTTTGAGAGCTATTTAAGAGATGCAACAAGCCGATTGCTTTACCAGCCAGCATTTAT TGAAGGGGGTGATTCTACTTCACAAAGCTCTTCAGCATCAACTGCGGAACCCGTTGGGAGTTTGGACCTTGGCGCACCTTCAATGACACCGACAGAGGAGGTGATGTCGCCAGCAGAAGAATCGAGCACTTCACCCGCCCAGTTGGATGTACCACAGCTTCACCG TGTGGACCCAGGCCTCTCATATGAGGAACTGCTGGGCAACGGTCAGGTGTTCGTTAGGTCCAAAAGGTTACTTGAGAGGAGATCAAAGAAACGTAAGGTTCCCAGAGCATCAAGTAATGACGCTCTATGCAGTGTTGTCAActcaaagaagaaagagaagccaaAGAAGTTTGGCAGAGTTCTTGAACCAGATGCGCCTTTTAAGTTGTTTCTGCGGGATCGCGAGACGACAGAATTCTTGACAGCAAAAGAGGAGAAGCAAATGTTCAGTCAAATACAG AATCTTATGAAACTAGAGGAGGCTCAGCGCAAATTAGAAGTTCAATGCGGCCGTGAGCCGACAGTTGGAGAGTGGGCTGAAGCTGTAGGAATGAGCTGCAGGGAGTTGCAGTCCTCTATTCGTATTGGAAGAAGATGCCGAGAGAAGATGGCTCGCTCCAACTTCCGTCTTGTGATACATGTAGCCAGGAAATACGAGGGATATGGTCTTGACATTCAGGACCTAGTTCAG GATGGATGCTGTGGGTTGATGAAGACCTTTGAGAAATTCAATCCAAGCAAGGGGTGTAGATTCCCCACCTACGCATACTGGTGGATACGCCAATCAATTAAAAAGTCCATTTTCAAGAATTCAAGGCTAATCCGATTGCCG GAGAGTGTGTTTGCGCTTTTGAGGAAAGTCGGGAAAGCAAGGCTGGAGTGCATAATGGAAGGGGAGCAGCCCACAAATGAAAACGTGGCAAGGCGTGCTGGCATCACAATTGAGAAGCTGGCAAGACTGAGAGCAAAGACCAGAAAACCACGGTCGATGCAAGACCGGGTTTGGTCAGATGACGGTGTCACATACCAG GAGATCACAGAGGACCCCAACGTTGAGCCCCCGGAGCTGAGCGTGGACAGGCTGATGATGAGGCAGCAGGTCCGCAACTTCCTGGGGATCCTGAACCCCAGGGAGAAGGAGATCATCGAGCACCGCTTCGGAATCCGCGACGGGGAGCCcaagacacttcatgtgatcgGCGACATGTACGGGCTGTCAAAGGAGAGGATCCGGCAGGTGCAGAACAAAGCACTGGACAAGCTGAAAAGGAGCGTATCGGCACAGGGGTTTGACGTTTACTTTGATTTGCTAACGTGA
- the LOC120649013 gene encoding ruBisCO large subunit-binding protein subunit alpha-like — translation MATIPTTDSALLLGSSALHRARRASAARLPGANRRRPQALVRASAKEIAFDQGARASLQAGVEKLAAAVGVTLGPRGRNVVLDEFGTPKVVNDGVTIARAIELADPMENAGASLIREVASKTNDSAGDGTTTASVLAREIIKLGMLSVTSGANPVSIKKGIDKTVQKLVEELEKKSRPVKGGGDIKAVAAISAGNDEFVGTMIAEAIDKVGPDGVLSIESSSSFETTVEVEEGMELDRGYISPQFVTNPEKSTVEFENARILVTDQKISSIKEILPLLEQTTQLRAPLLIIAEDVSGEALATLVVNKLRGILNVAAIKAPGFGERRKALLRDIAIVTGAEYQSKDLGLLVEKTTVEQLGIARKVTISSSSTTIIADAASKDDIQARIAQLKRELSQTDSTYDSEKLAERIAKLSGGVAVIKVGASTEAELEDRKLRIEDAKNATFAAIEEGIVPGGGAAYVHLSTFVPAIKEKLDDPEERLGADIIQKALVAPAALIAHNAGVEGEVIVDKIKESEWEYGYNAMADKHENLVEAGVIDPAKVTRCALQNAASVAGMVLTTQAIVVEKPKKKAPAAAGAPEGSFAM, via the exons ATGGCCACCATCCCCACCACCGATTCCGCCCTTCTCCTCGGCTCATCCGCTCTCCACAGGGCCAGGCGGGCCTCGGCGGCCCGGCTGCCCGGAGCCAACCGCCGTCGCCCCCAGGCCCTGGTGCGCGCGTCCGCCAAGGAGATTGCCTTCGACCAGGGCGCCAGAGCCTCCCTCCAGGCCGGCGTCGAGAAGCTCGCCGCCGCAGTCGGCGTCACCCTCGGCCCCAGAG GAAGGAATGTTGTCTTGGATGAGTTTGGAACCCCCAAAGTGGTCAATGATGGAGTTACCATTGCTCGTGCTATTGAGCTCGCTGATCCCATGGAGAATGCTGGTGCCTCATTGATTCGTGAA GTTGCTAGCAAGACAAACGACTCGGCTGGCGATGGGACCACAACTGCATCCGTTCTCGCCAGGGAGATCATAAAATTGGGTATGTTGAGTGTTACTTCAGGGGCAAACCCGGTGTCTATTAAGAAGGGCATTGATAAGACTGTTCAAAAATTGGTGGAGGAACTTGAGAAGAAGTCCAGACCTGTGAAGGGTGGTGGAGATATTAAAG CTGTTGCTGCTATATCAGCTGGAAATGATGAATTCGTTGGGACCATGATCGCTGAAGCAATTGACAAGGTTGGCCCTGATGGTGTGCTCTCAATCGAGTCGTCATCATCATTTGAGACCACAGTTGAAGTTGAAGAAGGGATGGAG CTTGACAGAGGATATATCTCCCCTCAGTTTGTCACCAACCCTGAGAAATCAACTGTGGAGTTCGAAAATGCTCGAATTCTCGTCACTGACCAGAAGATATCATCGATAAAAGAAATCCTTCCCTTGTTGGAGCAAACTACGCAGTTAAGAGCACCACTTCTAATAATTGCAGAGGATGTAAGTGGTGAGGCTTTGGCAACTTTAGTTGTCAACAAGCTTAGAGGAATCCTAAATGTGGCTGCAATCAAAGCTCCTGGTTTCGGTGAGAGGCGTAAAGCTCTTCTTCGAGACATTGCTATTGTTACAG GTGCTGAATATCAATCCAAAGATCTTGGCTTACTAGTTGAGAAGACAACAGTGGAGCAGCTGGGCATAGCTCGCAAAGTGACGATCTCCAGCTCGTCGACGACGATTATAGCAGATGCTGCAAGCAAAGATGATATCCAGGCCAGAATTGCGCAGCTGAAGAGAGAGCTTTCTCAGACGGACTCGACATATGACTCTGAGAAGCTTGCGGAGAGAATCGCAAAGCTTTCTGGTGGCGTTGCTGTGATAAAGGTTGGTGCTTCGACTGAGGCGGAGCTTGAGGACCGCAAGCTCCGCATAGAGGATGCAAAGAATGCAACTTTTGCGGCCATCGAGGAAGGTATTGTACCTGGAGGGGGTGCAGCCTACGTTCATCTATCAACATTTGTGCCGGCTATCAAGGAGAAGTTGGATGATCCTGAAGAGCGCCTTGGTGCTGATATCATTCAGAAG GCCCTTGTAGCACCTGCAGCACTGATAGCGCACAATGCTGGGGTTGAAGGTGAGGTGATTGTAGATAAAATCAAGGAGAGCGAATGGGAGTATGGTTACAATGCCATGGCTGACAAACACGAGAACTTGGTAGAGGCTGGTGTGATCGACCCTGCCAAGGTCACGAGATGCGCCCTGCAGAATGCCGCGTCAGTTGCTGGAATGGTGCTGACCACCCAGGCTATTGTCGTGGAGAAGCCGAAGAAGAAGGCTCCCGCAGCTGCTGGGGCACCTGAGGGTTCATTTGCCATGTAA
- the LOC120649015 gene encoding OVARIAN TUMOR DOMAIN-containing deubiquitinating enzyme 12-like isoform X2, producing MVLYDQDPDITRWGLHLLLPGGGGGGGGGGGGGAATHNSAHHQTTPLQHPNGGDTPNSTEIKVEHVARTDDAVDNDEIIAQALQEELSQIALAEASGAASADNNHSAVLTQQWFRPRTIHVASASRQAESSEEPFSSCSSPGDDNVQHAEACLIDLMDDFSVLDGEVGKRLNDMVPVPHVPKTNGEIPSVDEAISDHQRHLDRLVLYGLVELKVKGDGNCQFRALSDQFYRTPEHHRFVRQQVVKQLESHPECYAGYVPMDYREYLKKMSKSGEWGDHVTLQAAADSYGVKVFILTSFKDTCYIEILPVVEKSRRVICLSFWAEVHYNSIYPEGELPVLENKKKSWWPF from the exons ATGGTTTTGTACGACCAAGACCCAGATATCACCCGATGgggccttcatctcctcctcccaggtggaggtggaggtggaggtggaggtggaggtggaggtgctgCTACCCACAACTCTGCCCATCATCAAACTACGCCCCTTCAGCATCCCAACGGGGGGGACACCCCCAATTCCACTGAGATCAAGGTTGAGCATGTTGCCCGCACCGATGATGCCGTTGACAATGACGAGATCATTGCGCAAGCCCTGCAGGAGGAACTGTCCCAAATCGCCCTTGCCGAGGCATCTGGAGCAGCCTCCGCTGACAACAACCACTCCGCTGTTCTCACGCAACAGTGGTTTCGCCCACGCACCATCCATGTAGCATCAG CTTCTCGACAGGCAGAGAGCAGTGAGGAACCATTTAGTTCATGCTCAAGCCCTGGAGATGACAATGTCCAACATGCCGAGGCATGCTTAATCGACCTCATGGATGACTTCTCTGTCCTAGACGGCGAAGTTGGCAAAAGATTGAATGACATGGTTCCTGTTCCT CATGTTCCTAAGACAAATGGAGAGATTCCTTCTGTTGATGAAGCCATCTCAGATCATCAAAGACACCTTGACAG GTTGGTGCTGTACGGTTTGGTTGAGCTCAAGGTTAAAGGAGATGGCAATTGTCAG TTTCGAGCATTGTCAGATCAATTTTACCGCACTCCTGAACATCACAGATTTGTTCGGCAGCAAGTGGTGAAGCAG CTTGAATCACATCCTGAGTGTTATGCGGGATATGTCCCTATGGATTACAGGGAATATCTCAAAAAGATGTCAAA GAGTGGAGAGTGGGGTGACCACGTTACGTTGCAGGCTGCTGCAGACTCG TATGGTGTGAAGGTCTTCATCCTGACATCATTCAAAGATACATGCTACATTGAAATTCTTCCTGTTGTTGAGAAATCAAGAAGAG TTATATGCTTGAGCTTTTGGGCAGAGGTGCACTACAACTCGATATATCCGGAAGGAG AGTTACCTGTTTTGGAGAACAAAAAGAAGAGTTGGTGGCCCTTCTAG